The following proteins come from a genomic window of Microbacterium sp. SY138:
- a CDS encoding SDR family oxidoreductase yields the protein MPLALITGAARADSIAAGIVPRLRAAGWTVVTSDLHDADHPADLSTHEGPEALIAEVTAAHGPITALILSHAHDVESGILDTTAESFDLHVAVNARATLLLIAAFARQIGDDGGVILALTSDHVTGNLPYGASKGALDRLVISAARELGPRGISANVLNPGPIDTGWMDDETRTGLAGMTPLGRLGQPADVAAVVEFLVSDEGRWISGQLLKSDGAFSAQY from the coding sequence ATGCCCCTCGCTCTGATCACCGGTGCCGCCCGTGCCGACAGCATCGCCGCCGGCATCGTCCCTCGACTGCGCGCCGCCGGATGGACCGTCGTCACCAGCGACCTGCACGATGCCGACCACCCGGCCGACCTCTCGACGCACGAGGGACCGGAGGCGCTGATCGCCGAGGTCACCGCCGCGCACGGACCGATCACCGCCCTCATCCTGAGCCACGCGCACGACGTGGAGTCGGGCATCCTCGACACGACCGCCGAGAGCTTCGACCTGCACGTCGCCGTGAACGCGCGGGCGACTCTGCTGCTGATCGCCGCGTTCGCGCGGCAGATCGGCGACGATGGGGGAGTGATCCTCGCGCTCACCAGCGACCACGTCACCGGCAACCTCCCATACGGCGCATCCAAGGGCGCCCTCGACCGCCTCGTGATCTCTGCGGCGCGCGAGCTCGGTCCGCGCGGGATCTCGGCGAACGTGCTGAACCCCGGGCCCATCGACACCGGCTGGATGGACGACGAGACGCGCACGGGTCTGGCCGGGATGACGCCCCTCGGGCGCCTCGGGCAGCCGGCGGACGTGGCTGCGGTGGTGGAGTTCCTCGTGTCGGACGAGGGGCGCTGGATCTCCGGGCAACTGCTGAAGTCCGACGGCGCGTTCTCGGCGCAGTACTGA
- the murQ gene encoding N-acetylmuramic acid 6-phosphate etherase gives MPNDDSRLAALLSVLDRLDTEASTTERGDLDLLGTAELVRRMNAEDRRVPEAVAEHAEEIAAAVDGITARFRRGGRLIYIGAGTAGRIGVLDASECPPTFGTDPSMVVGLIAGGETAIRSAVENAEDDDTAAEASLRRLALSESDTVVGISASGRTPYVVGGLTYARSVGAFTVAIASNADSEIGAAAEIAIEVVTGPEFISGSTRLKSGTAQKLVVNMLTTLSMINLGKTYRGVMVDLLATNEKLHARSIRTVSQLAGVDTDQAAGALQAADGSVKLALLMLAADATPEDAASALDEADGILRDAIAALA, from the coding sequence GTGCCGAATGACGATTCCCGCCTCGCCGCCCTCCTCTCCGTGCTCGACCGCCTCGACACCGAGGCCTCGACGACCGAGCGCGGCGACCTCGACCTGCTCGGCACCGCTGAGCTCGTCCGGCGCATGAACGCCGAGGACCGGCGGGTGCCCGAGGCCGTCGCCGAGCACGCCGAGGAGATCGCGGCCGCCGTCGACGGCATCACCGCGCGGTTCCGGCGCGGGGGGCGCCTCATCTACATCGGCGCCGGCACGGCAGGCCGTATCGGCGTGCTCGACGCGAGCGAGTGCCCGCCGACCTTCGGCACCGATCCCTCGATGGTGGTCGGTCTGATCGCCGGCGGAGAGACCGCGATCCGCTCGGCCGTGGAGAACGCCGAAGACGACGACACCGCCGCGGAGGCTTCGCTGCGGAGGCTCGCACTCTCGGAGAGCGACACGGTGGTCGGCATCTCGGCATCCGGCCGCACCCCCTATGTCGTGGGAGGGCTGACCTACGCGCGCAGCGTCGGCGCCTTCACTGTCGCGATCGCCTCGAACGCCGACTCCGAGATCGGTGCGGCCGCCGAGATCGCGATCGAGGTCGTCACCGGTCCCGAGTTCATCTCCGGATCCACCCGGCTCAAGTCGGGCACCGCGCAGAAGCTCGTCGTCAACATGCTCACCACGCTGTCGATGATCAACCTCGGCAAGACATATCGAGGGGTGATGGTCGACCTGCTGGCCACGAACGAGAAGCTCCACGCCCGCTCCATCCGCACGGTGTCGCAGCTCGCCGGCGTCGACACCGATCAGGCGGCCGGGGCGCTGCAGGCGGCGGACGGCTCGGTCAAGCTCGCACTCCTCATGCTCGCCGCCGACGCGACGCCCGAGGATGCGGCATCCGCCCTCGACGAGGCCGACGGCATCCTTCGCGACGCGATCGCGGCACTCGCCTGA
- a CDS encoding BadF/BadG/BcrA/BcrD ATPase family protein, with translation MSVQKSASVDLGKSRCRVLVSDAEGRIERDGVGAPGLAAAGGVASAFDAILPLLAGERLDRIGVGAAGAWMAPDAAQGLSSRLAAATGAAVAVASDVVTAHAGALDGAGGVLLIAGTGAVALGIDADDARLVDGWGPELGDFGSGSWLGREALRAVLRADDGLVPDTVLTEAIAEPVGAVTDIQSWLAVGGPLPRRLATLAPLVLDAAQSGDVVAGAIVTEGIRLLTATASAASALTADVVLHGGLTAHSWFRERLTSSLQAAGRRVVPARGDALDGALLLARRTDLPHERFVHRAE, from the coding sequence ATGAGCGTGCAGAAGAGCGCCTCCGTCGATCTCGGCAAGTCGCGGTGTCGTGTCCTGGTCTCCGACGCCGAGGGCCGGATCGAACGTGACGGTGTCGGCGCTCCCGGCCTGGCCGCAGCAGGCGGGGTGGCCAGCGCGTTCGACGCCATCCTCCCGCTCCTGGCGGGGGAGCGACTCGACCGGATCGGCGTCGGTGCCGCGGGAGCCTGGATGGCACCGGATGCGGCGCAGGGGCTGTCCTCTCGGCTCGCCGCCGCGACCGGTGCCGCAGTCGCTGTCGCCTCCGACGTGGTCACCGCCCACGCAGGTGCGCTCGACGGGGCCGGGGGAGTGCTCCTCATCGCGGGCACCGGAGCGGTGGCGCTCGGCATCGACGCCGATGACGCACGGCTCGTCGACGGCTGGGGGCCGGAACTCGGCGACTTCGGCAGCGGTTCGTGGCTCGGGCGCGAAGCGCTGCGTGCGGTGCTGCGCGCCGATGACGGGTTGGTGCCGGACACAGTGCTCACCGAGGCCATCGCCGAGCCCGTCGGCGCGGTCACCGACATCCAGTCCTGGCTCGCGGTCGGCGGTCCGCTCCCTCGGCGCCTCGCGACGCTCGCCCCGCTCGTCCTCGACGCCGCGCAGTCGGGCGACGTCGTCGCCGGCGCGATCGTCACCGAGGGGATCCGACTGCTCACGGCGACGGCGTCCGCCGCGTCCGCGCTCACGGCCGACGTCGTGCTCCATGGCGGACTCACCGCGCATTCGTGGTTCCGCGAGCGCCTCACCTCCTCCCTGCAGGCTGCCGGGCGTCGGGTCGTCCCCGCGCGCGGTGACGCCCTCGACGGTGCGCTGCTGCTCGCACGCCGCACCGACCTCCCCCACGAAAGGTTCGTCCACCGTGCCGAATGA
- a CDS encoding MurR/RpiR family transcriptional regulator: MSIQSTIEAAASTLTPSLARIALVVRENPSVVIDNTINELAAECETSVASVVRFCRAIGFSGYAPLRMALAAELGKEAAQFSARGAYGSEISDDDTLQEAVSKVAALELLAIEETVARLDFAVLEAAVDALDRADRILLYGLGASRFVAEDLTHKLLRVGRNAHMPADPHEAVAVSVLPTALTVAIGFSHSGSTLETVRFLETARASGAATIAVTSAKDSALARAADHPLFTEVRESTFRAGAMVSRIAQLTLVDCLFIGVAKRRYTETVDALQRTGQATRALRG, translated from the coding sequence ATGAGCATCCAGTCGACGATCGAAGCCGCGGCTTCCACGCTCACGCCGTCGCTCGCCCGCATCGCGCTGGTCGTCCGGGAGAACCCCTCGGTCGTGATCGACAACACGATCAACGAGCTGGCCGCGGAATGCGAGACCTCGGTCGCGTCGGTCGTGCGCTTCTGCCGCGCCATCGGCTTCAGCGGCTACGCGCCGCTGCGCATGGCCCTGGCCGCCGAGCTCGGCAAGGAGGCGGCGCAGTTCTCGGCACGCGGAGCCTACGGCTCGGAGATCTCCGACGACGACACCCTGCAGGAGGCGGTGTCGAAGGTCGCGGCTCTCGAACTGCTGGCGATCGAGGAGACCGTCGCCCGTCTCGACTTCGCCGTGCTCGAAGCCGCGGTCGATGCGCTCGACCGCGCCGACCGCATCCTCCTCTACGGGCTCGGCGCCAGTCGGTTCGTGGCCGAAGACCTCACCCACAAACTCCTGCGCGTCGGTCGGAACGCGCACATGCCGGCAGACCCGCACGAAGCCGTGGCCGTCTCGGTGCTGCCCACCGCTCTGACCGTCGCGATCGGCTTCTCCCATTCGGGGTCCACGCTCGAGACGGTGCGCTTCCTGGAGACCGCACGCGCCAGCGGTGCCGCCACGATTGCTGTCACCTCGGCCAAGGATTCTGCCCTCGCGCGTGCGGCCGATCACCCGCTCTTCACCGAGGTGCGCGAATCGACCTTCCGCGCCGGCGCCATGGTGAGCCGCATCGCCCAGCTCACGCTCGTGGACTGCCTGTTCATCGGCGTCGCGAAGCGTCGATACACCGAGACCGTCGATGCTCTGCAGCGCACGGGCCAGGCCACCCGCGCCCTCCGCGGCTGA
- a CDS encoding sugar-binding protein, with the protein MKKILLSATALVVAGAFALTGCSSERGGDTGSGSGDEAKGFAADATIGVALPDKTSENWVLAGQLFTDGLEKAGFKADVQYAPASNTVAEQQNQIQAMVTGGAKVIIIGAKDGKQLATQVEAARDAGVTVIAYDRLIENTEAVDYYVAFDNFKVGQLQGQALLDGLAERAGHEAPYNIELFSGSPDDANSAVFFNGAMDVLQPKIDDGTLKVVSGQTEIAQTATEGWKAENAQRRMDSILTSTYSSETLDGVLSPNDTLARAIITSVQGAGKPVPVVTGQDSEVESVKSIMEGVQYSTINKDTTLLVEQSIKMVGQLQKGEKVDVNDTEQYDNGVKVVPAYLLDPIIVTKENAAEAYANVPSLLEIVKSYQ; encoded by the coding sequence ATGAAGAAGATTCTTCTGTCGGCGACAGCGCTTGTCGTCGCGGGCGCCTTCGCCCTCACCGGCTGCTCCTCGGAGCGCGGCGGTGACACCGGTTCCGGATCGGGAGACGAGGCCAAGGGCTTCGCCGCCGATGCCACGATCGGCGTCGCCCTTCCGGACAAGACCTCGGAGAACTGGGTCCTCGCCGGTCAGCTGTTCACGGACGGCCTGGAGAAGGCCGGGTTCAAGGCTGACGTGCAGTACGCGCCGGCCAGCAACACGGTCGCCGAGCAGCAGAACCAGATCCAGGCGATGGTCACCGGTGGCGCCAAGGTCATCATCATCGGTGCGAAGGACGGCAAGCAGCTCGCCACCCAGGTCGAGGCCGCCCGTGACGCCGGCGTCACCGTCATCGCCTACGACCGTCTGATCGAGAACACCGAAGCCGTCGACTACTACGTCGCGTTCGACAACTTCAAGGTCGGTCAGCTGCAGGGTCAGGCTCTGCTCGACGGGCTCGCCGAGCGCGCGGGTCATGAAGCTCCGTACAACATCGAGCTGTTCTCGGGCTCGCCCGATGACGCGAACTCGGCCGTGTTCTTCAACGGTGCGATGGACGTGCTCCAGCCGAAGATCGACGACGGCACGCTGAAGGTCGTGTCCGGTCAGACCGAGATCGCCCAGACGGCGACCGAGGGCTGGAAGGCGGAGAACGCTCAGCGCCGCATGGACTCGATCCTGACGTCGACGTACAGCTCCGAGACGCTGGACGGCGTCCTGTCCCCGAACGACACCCTCGCTCGCGCCATCATCACCTCGGTGCAGGGTGCGGGCAAGCCGGTCCCGGTGGTCACGGGTCAGGACTCCGAGGTCGAGTCGGTCAAGTCGATCATGGAGGGTGTGCAGTACTCCACGATCAACAAGGACACCACGCTCCTCGTCGAGCAGTCGATCAAGATGGTCGGCCAGCTGCAGAAGGGTGAGAAGGTCGACGTCAACGACACCGAGCAGTACGACAACGGCGTGAAGGTCGTTCCGGCCTACCTGCTCGACCCGATCATCGTCACGAAGGAGAACGCGGCAGAGGCCTACGCCAACGTCCCGAGCCTCCTCGAGATCGTGAAGTCGTACCAGTAA
- the mmsB gene encoding multiple monosaccharide ABC transporter permease: protein MTTDTTATKRGFHFKDITKMFGGGQSTLRQFGILGSLVVILVVFQVLTWIFKGTGLTLSSGNLINVVNQYSYILILAIGMVMVIIMGHIDLSVGSVAAFTGIVVAKAMQDWNLPWPLGILLGLGVGVLVGAWQGFWVAYVGVPAFIVTLAGMLFFRGANQAVGDSLSIPVPQGFKVIGAGYLPELSFIPVPFNVFTMLLALAGVAWIVFWEIRTRRIQHKMGADMAPLWVSVTKVVLISVVILVAGWLFATGREGTSFPISGIILLALVILYSFITNNTVFGRHIYAVGGNRQAARLSGVKDRWVDFFVMMNMSVLASLAGMIYVARATASGPQDGNGWELDAIAAVFIGGAAVSGGIGTVIGSIIGGLVMAFLNNGLALLGAGADVVSMIKGLVLLFAVGVDVWNKQQGRPSIIGFLTRRFGRKQDPATDTFDPTKTNYPTSQKYEAPAVEETRG from the coding sequence ATGACCACCGACACCACCGCAACGAAGCGCGGCTTCCACTTCAAGGACATCACGAAGATGTTCGGGGGAGGGCAGTCGACCCTCCGTCAGTTCGGCATCCTCGGCAGCCTGGTCGTGATCCTGGTCGTCTTCCAGGTGCTGACGTGGATCTTCAAGGGCACCGGACTGACGCTGTCCTCCGGCAACCTGATCAACGTCGTCAACCAGTACTCGTACATCCTGATCCTGGCCATCGGCATGGTGATGGTCATCATCATGGGTCACATCGACCTCTCCGTCGGATCCGTCGCCGCGTTCACGGGCATCGTCGTGGCCAAGGCCATGCAGGACTGGAACCTCCCCTGGCCGTTGGGCATCCTCCTCGGTCTCGGTGTCGGCGTGCTGGTCGGTGCCTGGCAGGGATTCTGGGTCGCCTACGTCGGGGTGCCGGCGTTCATCGTGACGCTGGCCGGCATGCTGTTCTTCCGAGGGGCGAACCAGGCGGTGGGCGACTCGCTGTCGATTCCGGTGCCGCAGGGCTTCAAGGTCATCGGCGCGGGATACCTTCCCGAGCTGTCGTTCATCCCGGTGCCCTTCAACGTCTTCACCATGCTCCTCGCTCTCGCCGGCGTCGCGTGGATCGTGTTCTGGGAGATCCGCACCCGTCGCATCCAGCACAAGATGGGCGCCGACATGGCGCCGCTCTGGGTGAGCGTCACCAAGGTCGTGCTCATCTCGGTCGTGATCCTCGTCGCCGGTTGGCTGTTCGCCACCGGGCGCGAGGGCACCAGCTTCCCGATCTCGGGCATCATCCTGCTGGCCCTCGTCATCCTCTACTCGTTCATCACGAACAACACCGTCTTCGGTCGCCACATCTACGCGGTCGGCGGCAACCGGCAGGCCGCGCGACTGTCGGGTGTGAAGGACCGCTGGGTCGACTTCTTCGTGATGATGAACATGTCCGTGCTCGCCTCGTTGGCCGGCATGATCTACGTCGCCAGGGCGACGGCCTCCGGCCCGCAGGACGGCAACGGCTGGGAGCTGGATGCCATCGCCGCTGTCTTCATCGGTGGCGCAGCCGTCTCCGGTGGAATCGGAACCGTGATCGGGTCGATCATCGGTGGTCTCGTGATGGCGTTCCTCAACAACGGCCTCGCCCTCCTGGGCGCCGGAGCCGACGTCGTCTCCATGATCAAGGGCCTCGTGCTCCTGTTCGCCGTCGGGGTCGACGTCTGGAACAAGCAGCAGGGCCGCCCGTCGATCATCGGATTCCTCACGCGTCGCTTCGGCCGCAAGCAGGACCCGGCGACCGACACGTTCGATCCGACCAAGACGAACTACCCCACGAGCCAGAAGTACGAAGCCCCCGCCGTCGAAGAGACGCGCGGATAG
- the mmsA gene encoding multiple monosaccharide ABC transporter ATP-binding protein: MRSITKEFPGVKALADVSITVRAGEIHAICGENGAGKSTLMKVLSGVYPYGTYDGEILLYGEEQRFRDIAASEQAGIAIIHQELALIPELSVTENIFLGNEIQRGGRIDWTAQKERAIELLARVGLSEDPDVPIKTLGVGKQQLIEIAKALNKDVKLLILDEPTAALNENDSQHLLDLILGLKAKGIASIMISHKLNEIEQIADEITIIRDGRTVETLDISRGEINEDRIIRGMVGRSLESRYPDRTPEIGEVFFEVKDWWVQHPTVPERMVVKGSNINVRRGEVVGIAGLMGAGRTEFAMSIFGRSYGTFLSGTLIKDGQEVALHDVASAIKHGLAYVSEDRKVLGLNLLDTIKRSIVAAKLSKIAHNGVVDSREEFSVAERYRKALRIKTPSVEEGVGKLSGGNQQKVVLAKWMFTDPDLLILDEPTRGIDVGAKYEIYAIINELAAQGKGVIVISSELPELLGISDRIYTVFEGRVTDCIPADQATPEDLMRSMTSATQKASA, encoded by the coding sequence ATGCGCAGCATCACCAAGGAGTTCCCGGGGGTCAAGGCGTTGGCCGACGTCTCCATCACCGTCCGCGCCGGCGAGATCCACGCGATCTGCGGGGAGAACGGCGCCGGGAAGTCGACCCTGATGAAGGTTCTGTCCGGGGTCTACCCCTACGGAACCTACGACGGCGAGATCCTGCTCTACGGTGAGGAGCAGCGGTTCAGGGACATCGCGGCCAGCGAGCAGGCGGGTATCGCGATCATCCACCAGGAGCTCGCGCTCATCCCCGAACTCTCGGTCACCGAGAACATCTTCCTCGGCAACGAGATCCAGCGCGGCGGACGCATCGACTGGACGGCTCAGAAGGAGCGGGCCATCGAGCTCCTCGCCCGCGTCGGGCTGAGCGAAGACCCCGACGTGCCGATCAAGACCCTCGGCGTCGGCAAGCAGCAGCTCATCGAGATCGCCAAGGCGCTGAACAAGGACGTCAAGCTGCTCATCCTCGACGAGCCGACCGCTGCCCTCAACGAGAACGACTCGCAGCACCTGCTCGACCTGATCCTGGGGCTGAAGGCCAAGGGCATCGCGTCGATCATGATCAGCCACAAGCTCAACGAGATCGAGCAGATCGCCGACGAGATCACGATCATCCGAGACGGCCGCACGGTCGAGACGCTCGACATCTCCCGCGGCGAGATCAACGAGGACCGCATCATCCGCGGCATGGTCGGCCGCTCGCTCGAGAGCCGGTACCCGGATCGCACGCCCGAGATCGGCGAGGTGTTCTTCGAGGTCAAGGACTGGTGGGTGCAGCACCCGACCGTGCCGGAGCGCATGGTCGTGAAGGGCTCGAACATCAACGTGCGCCGCGGCGAGGTCGTCGGCATCGCCGGTCTCATGGGTGCGGGGCGCACCGAGTTCGCGATGAGCATCTTCGGGCGCTCCTACGGCACCTTCCTCTCCGGCACCCTGATCAAGGACGGCCAGGAGGTCGCCCTGCACGACGTCGCCTCGGCGATCAAGCACGGGCTCGCGTACGTCAGCGAGGACCGCAAGGTGCTCGGACTCAACCTGCTCGACACGATCAAGCGGTCCATCGTCGCGGCGAAGCTCTCGAAGATCGCGCACAACGGCGTCGTCGACTCCCGTGAGGAGTTCTCGGTGGCTGAGCGCTATCGCAAGGCGCTTCGCATCAAGACGCCCTCCGTCGAAGAGGGTGTCGGCAAGCTGTCCGGTGGGAACCAGCAGAAGGTCGTGCTGGCGAAGTGGATGTTCACCGACCCCGACCTGCTCATCCTCGACGAGCCCACGCGTGGCATCGACGTCGGTGCGAAGTACGAGATCTACGCGATCATCAACGAACTCGCGGCTCAGGGCAAGGGCGTCATCGTCATCTCCAGCGAGCTCCCCGAACTCCTCGGCATCTCCGACCGCATCTACACCGTCTTCGAAGGTCGGGTCACCGACTGCATCCCGGCCGACCAGGCGACACCTGAGGACCTCATGCGCAGCATGACCTCCGCGACCCAGAAAGCATCCGCATGA
- a CDS encoding LacI family DNA-binding transcriptional regulator, protein MSTASERARLPSIRDVARLAGVSHQTVSRVLNDHPSIRPETKAKVLDAISVLDYRPNLAARALVTSKSNMLGILSATIGEFGPTSSIAGIEDAAREEGYSVSTLNLADTTPEAIGHAVRQLSREQADGIVVLAPQVRVFHVLRGMSVDMPFVTLQTASGSDGVSLSADQVAGAKAATEHLISLGHSDILHLAGPQDWIEAESRMRGYLDGLREADLPTFPPIRGDWTADFGYFAGKELSLRRDFTAVFAANDLMAIGLMHGFRDSGVRVPHDVSVIGFDDIPVAAHVAPTLSTVHQDFPELGRRAVRILLAQIRGEQPPTFGPLQTILRARESAAIR, encoded by the coding sequence ATGTCCACCGCCTCCGAGCGCGCCCGCCTGCCGAGCATCCGCGACGTCGCCCGCCTCGCCGGTGTCTCGCATCAGACCGTGTCCCGCGTGCTCAACGATCATCCGAGCATCCGGCCCGAGACGAAGGCCAAGGTGCTCGATGCCATCTCGGTCCTCGACTACCGGCCGAACCTCGCCGCGCGCGCCCTGGTCACCAGCAAGTCGAACATGCTGGGGATCCTGTCCGCGACGATCGGCGAGTTCGGACCCACCTCGTCCATCGCCGGCATCGAGGATGCGGCGCGGGAGGAGGGCTATTCGGTCTCGACCCTGAACCTCGCCGACACGACGCCGGAGGCCATCGGCCATGCGGTGCGGCAGCTGTCGCGTGAGCAGGCCGACGGCATCGTGGTGCTCGCCCCGCAGGTGCGGGTGTTCCATGTGCTGCGCGGCATGTCGGTCGACATGCCGTTCGTGACCCTGCAGACGGCTTCGGGTTCCGATGGCGTGAGCCTGTCCGCCGATCAGGTCGCGGGTGCCAAAGCGGCGACCGAGCACCTGATCTCGCTCGGTCACAGCGACATCCTGCACCTGGCCGGTCCCCAGGACTGGATCGAGGCGGAGTCGCGGATGCGCGGCTATCTCGACGGTCTGCGCGAGGCCGATCTGCCGACGTTCCCGCCGATCCGCGGCGACTGGACGGCCGACTTCGGTTACTTCGCCGGCAAGGAGCTGTCGCTCCGGCGTGACTTCACTGCGGTGTTCGCCGCGAACGATCTGATGGCGATCGGGCTGATGCACGGTTTCCGTGATTCCGGTGTGCGGGTGCCGCACGATGTGAGCGTCATCGGCTTCGACGACATCCCGGTCGCGGCGCACGTTGCTCCCACGCTCAGCACCGTGCACCAGGACTTCCCCGAGCTCGGTCGTCGAGCAGTGCGCATCCTGCTCGCGCAGATCCGGGGGGAGCAGCCGCCGACGTTCGGGCCGCTGCAGACGATCCTGCGCGCGCGCGAGTCCGCCGCGATCCGCTGA
- a CDS encoding amidohydrolase family protein: MDTLLRGGRVIDPKTETDRITDLLIAGGRVAAVGDGLTAPPDGEVVDAAGLIIGPGFVDLHSHVHSIAGHRLQAMDGVTTALDLEAGLMPIAEALARAAADGRPLNYGFSASWSQARAYAHLDRVPVADFTASMDLLGTPEWQRSSSPAERRRWLGLLEDELGAGALGIGVLMGYAPRSDPDEYLDLARLAAAAHAPTFTHVRELIEADPRTPIDGSEELVRAAAETGAAMHHCHVNSTSLRHVDRVLGLLDRSRAAGSRVTVEAYPYGAGSTAIGAFFLAPEKLPGLGITPRSLVLVDTGERIADEARLREVRATDPGATCIVAFLDEGDPFDRAHLHRALAYPDSIVASDAMPISWNASGGRTVYEQRDWPLPAGGHTHPRTAGTFAKSLRLMVLESGTWSWLEAFRRCSFLPARVLDEVSSGVRGKGHLAVGADADIVVIDPTTLTDRASYADPIRPSRGVRELYVHGTRVVHEGEIVTAALPGRAVRGDAA; this comes from the coding sequence GTGGACACTCTGCTGCGCGGCGGGCGCGTGATCGACCCGAAGACGGAGACCGACCGGATCACCGATCTGCTGATCGCGGGCGGGCGGGTGGCGGCGGTCGGCGACGGGCTCACGGCGCCACCCGATGGCGAGGTCGTCGATGCCGCCGGCCTCATCATCGGGCCGGGTTTCGTCGACCTGCACAGCCACGTGCACTCGATCGCGGGGCACCGGCTGCAGGCGATGGACGGTGTCACCACCGCCCTCGACCTCGAAGCAGGGCTCATGCCGATCGCCGAGGCTCTCGCGCGCGCCGCGGCCGACGGGCGCCCCCTGAACTACGGGTTCTCGGCCTCCTGGTCGCAGGCACGGGCATACGCGCACCTCGACCGGGTGCCCGTCGCCGACTTCACCGCGTCGATGGATCTGCTCGGCACGCCCGAGTGGCAGCGCTCCTCCTCCCCCGCGGAACGCCGCCGCTGGCTCGGTCTGCTCGAAGACGAGCTGGGGGCGGGGGCTCTCGGCATCGGCGTTCTCATGGGATACGCACCACGGTCCGATCCCGACGAATATCTCGACCTCGCACGTCTGGCCGCCGCAGCGCACGCCCCGACCTTCACGCACGTGCGGGAGCTGATCGAAGCCGACCCCCGCACGCCGATCGACGGCTCGGAAGAGCTCGTGCGCGCCGCTGCCGAGACCGGGGCCGCGATGCACCACTGCCATGTGAACAGCACCTCGCTGCGCCACGTCGACCGCGTGCTGGGCCTGCTCGACCGCAGCCGCGCCGCCGGATCCCGCGTCACCGTCGAGGCGTACCCCTACGGGGCCGGCAGCACGGCGATCGGCGCCTTCTTCCTGGCGCCGGAGAAGCTCCCAGGCCTCGGCATCACTCCACGGTCTCTCGTGCTCGTCGACACCGGCGAGCGCATCGCCGATGAGGCCCGCCTGCGCGAGGTACGCGCGACGGACCCCGGCGCCACCTGCATCGTCGCGTTCCTCGACGAGGGCGACCCGTTCGACCGCGCACACCTGCACCGCGCCCTGGCCTACCCGGATTCGATCGTGGCGAGCGATGCGATGCCGATCTCGTGGAACGCGAGCGGCGGACGCACCGTGTACGAACAGCGCGACTGGCCGCTCCCCGCGGGCGGCCACACTCATCCGCGCACCGCGGGCACCTTCGCGAAGTCGTTGCGGCTCATGGTTCTCGAGAGCGGCACGTGGAGCTGGCTCGAGGCCTTCCGCCGCTGCTCGTTCCTCCCCGCGCGGGTCCTGGACGAGGTCTCGTCCGGCGTGCGGGGCAAGGGACATCTGGCGGTCGGCGCGGATGCCGACATCGTGGTGATCGACCCGACGACGTTGACCGACAGGGCGAGCTACGCCGACCCGATCCGACCGTCGCGGGGCGTTCGGGAGCTCTACGTCCACGGCACTCGCGTCGTGCACGAAGGAGAGATCGTGACCGCAGCCCTACCGGGCCGCGCCGTACGAGGGGATGCCGCATGA